The following are encoded in a window of Panicum virgatum strain AP13 chromosome 5N, P.virgatum_v5, whole genome shotgun sequence genomic DNA:
- the LOC120671842 gene encoding uncharacterized protein LOC120671842 isoform X1 — translation MTRCASSFFFYFLTDGGLIGSPELAPRRHRPPRRLRAHLWGALLLSGPCGGAPCARTGVEELRLATSRGGSDFFARTRASASRRRGSLASSRACAAAPRRHGELPARRRATAGGGQGNSNPVAPTGRRIKLCWTEEAAAFLREAMAKFTPQNDRKFCGFRY, via the exons ATGACCCGATGcgcttcttctttcttcttctatttcttgACCGACGGCGGTCTGAttggctcgccggagttggctcCGCGCCGCCACAGGCCCCCTCGCCGGCTGCGCGCACACCTGTGGGGCGCGCTGCTGTTGAGTGGCCCTTGTGGCGGTGCACCGTGCGCGCGCACAGGGGTCGAGGAGCTGCGGCTCGCGACGTCGAGGGGCGGCTCAGACTTCTTCGCCCGCACGCGCGCGTCGGCgtcccggcggcgcggcagttTGGCTTCTtcacgcgcgtgcgcggcggcgccccgtcGGCACGGCGAGCTACCCGCGCGGCGTCGAGCGACGGCCGGCGGTGGACAAGGCAA TTCCAATCCTGTTGCACCAACTGGAAGACGCATAAAACTCTGTTGGACTGAAGAAGCAGCAGCTTTTTTGAGG GAAGCGATGGCAAAATTCACTCCACAGAATGATCGCAAATTCTGTGGATTCAGATACTAG
- the LOC120671842 gene encoding uncharacterized protein LOC120671842 isoform X2 — translation MRFFFLLLFLDRRRSDWLAGVGSAPPQAPSPAARTPVGRAAVEWPLWRCTVRAHRGRGAAARDVEGRLRLLRPHARVGVPAARQFGFFTRVRGGAPSARRATRAASSDGRRWTSSNPVAPTGRRIKLCWTEEAAAFLREAMAKFTPQNDRKFCGFRY, via the exons ATGcgcttcttctttcttcttctatttcttgACCGACGGCGGTCTGAttggctcgccggagttggctcCGCGCCGCCACAGGCCCCCTCGCCGGCTGCGCGCACACCTGTGGGGCGCGCTGCTGTTGAGTGGCCCTTGTGGCGGTGCACCGTGCGCGCGCACAGGGGTCGAGGAGCTGCGGCTCGCGACGTCGAGGGGCGGCTCAGACTTCTTCGCCCGCACGCGCGCGTCGGCgtcccggcggcgcggcagttTGGCTTCTtcacgcgcgtgcgcggcggcgccccgtcGGCACGGCGAGCTACCCGCGCGGCGTCGAGCGACGGCCGGCGGTGGACAAG TTCCAATCCTGTTGCACCAACTGGAAGACGCATAAAACTCTGTTGGACTGAAGAAGCAGCAGCTTTTTTGAGG GAAGCGATGGCAAAATTCACTCCACAGAATGATCGCAAATTCTGTGGATTCAGATACTAG